A single Lolium perenne isolate Kyuss_39 chromosome 6, Kyuss_2.0, whole genome shotgun sequence DNA region contains:
- the LOC127306132 gene encoding F-box/kelch-repeat protein At1g74510, with protein MLEGQSCLISRSLPSSCEQESRLAYMTYHLLEITRSKRPSGVLAIEHEGIAAAAVLAKRPKSEDKHDGVPLDCQGSNQGYSDSSTLINSIGRDNSINCIARCSRSDYGSIASLNRNFRSLVREGGLYKERRRLGIAEHWVYFSCNVQEWEAYDPYRARWMTLPRMPPNECFMCSDKESLAVGTELLVFGKEILAHIVLSYSILTNSWSRGVEMNAPRCLFGSASFGEKAIIAGGMDSQGRVLRTVELYNSETRRWITLPSMNKARRMCSGVYMDNKFYVIGGMASNTEVLTCGEEYDLDKGTWRLIENMSEGLNGASGAPPLVAVVDNELYAAQYAGKLVRKYNKIDNTWTTLGELPERPEAVNGWGIAFRGCGERLLVIGGPRVLGGGMIELHSWIPRDGPLQWNMIGSKPSGNFVYNCAVMGC; from the coding sequence ATGTTGGAAGGTCAATCTTGCCTGATCTCGAGGTCTCTGCCCAGCTCCTGCGAGCAGGAATCCAGATTAGCTTATATGACTTACCATCTCCTCGAGATAACGAGGAGTAAGCGCCCATCGGGGGTCCTGGCTATTGAGCACGAGGGAATTGCTGCTGCAGCAGTGCTGGCAAAAAGGCCCAAGTCTGAGGATAAGCATGATGGTGTGCCATTGGACTGTCAAGGCAGTAATCAGGGCTACTCTGATTCAAGCACCCTGATAAACTCTATTGGCCGAGATAACTCAATCAATTGCATCGCCCGTTGCTCTCGGTCCGATTATGGCTCCATTGCATCACTCAACAGGAACTTCCGTTCCCTTGTTCGTGAGGGTGGACTGTACAAAGAACGGCGGCGGTTAGGTATTGCTGAACACTGGGTATATTTCTCTTGCAATGTGCAGGAGTGGGAGGCGTATGACCCTTACCGTGCGCGGTGGATGACGCTCCCAAGGATGCCGCCTAACGAGTGCTTCATGTGCTCTGACAAGGAGTCGTTAGCTGTGGGCACTGAACTTCTGGTGTTTGGCAAGGAAATTCTTGCACATATTGTTCTTAGCTATAGCATTTTGACCAACTCATGGTCAAGAGGTGTTGAAATGAATGCCCCTAGATGTTTGTTTGGATCAGCTAGTTTTGGGGAGAAGGCAATTATAGCTGGCGGCATGGATTCTCAAGGGCGTGTGCTTCGCACTGTTGAGCTGTACAACTCTGAGACTAGAAGGTGGATAACACTTCCAAGCATGAACAAGGCGAGGAGAATGTGTTCTGGAGTCTACATGGATAACAAGTTTTATGTTATTGGTGGAATGGCCAGTAACACGGAGGTACTGACCTGCGGAGAAGAGTATGATCTAGATAAGGGTACCTGGAGGCTGATAGAGAACATGTCAGAGGGACTCAATGGTGCAAGTGGTGCTCCTCCccttgttgctgtagtcgataaTGAGTTATATGCAGCACAGTATGCAGGAAAATTAGTAAGAAAGTATAATAAGATTGATAACACATGGACAACACTTGGAGAGCTACCAGAGCGTCCAGAAGCTGTCAATGGCTGGGGTATTGCATTCAGGGGATgtggagagcggctcttggtgatTGGTGGACCAAGAGTACTGGGTGGTGGGATGATTGAACTCCATTCGTGGATCCCGAGGGATGGGCCCTTGCAATGGAACATGATCGGAAGCAAACCTTCTGGCAACTTTGTGTATAACTGTGCTGTCATGGGGTGCTGA